Proteins encoded within one genomic window of Gracilimonas sp.:
- the malQ gene encoding 4-alpha-glucanotransferase: protein MRFPRSCGCLVHPTSFPGKYGMGDFGFEARNFIDFLTRTNQTIWQVLPLTPTGYGNSPYASYSAFAGNVYLISPEILHKKGLLTQEEIKSIQLPSETVADYEASFENKDRVYKLASERFYKRKIEEEELAFNAFKAQNKHWLDDYVLFMACSLHYDKQPWNTWDNDIALRKAKALEKYREKFQDEIEFQYWLQFEFNNQWIDLKKYANERRIRVVGDIPIFVDHNSADVWANPKYFEVDEGGNRQLVAGVPPDYFSETGQLWGNPLYKWDELEKDGFSWWVDRFKHMFNACDAIRVDHFRGFDAYWEVNASEKTAENGRWVKGPGEKLFDTILEQCGELPIIAEDLGFMTEGVQKLRDKYNFPGMKIIQFAFDSDSSNSFLPHNYSQNSVAYSGTHDNDTALGWYNTTAEKEKHRARTYTRSNGENIHWEFIRLGMLSVSDQAIFPLQDFMGLDSAHRMNIPGTSSGNWLWRYTTEMLDNIDEEQVQHLVELSNRQIKPNT from the coding sequence ATGAGGTTTCCACGATCTTGCGGCTGCTTAGTTCATCCAACCTCGTTTCCCGGAAAGTATGGTATGGGAGACTTTGGATTTGAAGCCCGTAATTTTATTGATTTTTTAACACGCACCAATCAAACCATTTGGCAAGTATTGCCACTCACTCCTACAGGATATGGAAATTCTCCTTATGCCAGTTATTCTGCATTTGCAGGGAATGTTTATCTTATCAGCCCGGAAATCCTTCATAAAAAAGGATTACTCACACAAGAAGAAATTAAATCCATTCAGCTTCCCTCTGAAACAGTAGCAGACTATGAAGCTTCTTTTGAGAATAAAGACCGGGTATACAAACTTGCTTCGGAGCGCTTTTATAAACGGAAAATTGAGGAGGAAGAACTAGCTTTCAATGCTTTTAAAGCTCAAAATAAACATTGGTTAGATGACTATGTGTTGTTTATGGCTTGTTCTCTCCATTACGACAAACAGCCCTGGAATACCTGGGATAATGATATTGCCTTGCGAAAGGCAAAAGCACTCGAAAAATATCGTGAAAAATTCCAGGACGAAATCGAGTTTCAGTACTGGTTGCAATTTGAATTCAACAATCAGTGGATTGACTTAAAAAAATATGCAAATGAACGCAGAATTCGGGTTGTAGGGGATATTCCAATCTTTGTAGACCACAACAGTGCCGACGTTTGGGCCAACCCAAAGTATTTTGAAGTCGACGAAGGGGGAAACCGTCAATTAGTAGCGGGTGTGCCCCCTGACTATTTCAGTGAAACCGGACAACTTTGGGGCAATCCTTTATATAAATGGGATGAGCTTGAAAAAGACGGGTTTTCTTGGTGGGTAGATCGCTTCAAGCATATGTTTAATGCGTGTGATGCTATTCGGGTCGATCATTTCCGTGGGTTTGATGCTTATTGGGAGGTAAATGCCTCCGAAAAAACAGCAGAGAACGGCCGCTGGGTAAAGGGGCCGGGTGAGAAGTTATTCGATACCATCCTGGAACAATGTGGAGAACTGCCCATTATTGCTGAAGACCTTGGGTTTATGACTGAAGGTGTGCAAAAGCTTCGGGATAAATACAATTTTCCGGGCATGAAAATCATTCAGTTTGCTTTCGATTCTGATTCTTCAAACAGTTTTTTGCCTCACAATTATTCGCAAAACAGCGTAGCTTATTCAGGAACGCACGATAATGACACGGCATTAGGCTGGTACAATACCACTGCTGAGAAAGAAAAACACCGAGCACGCACATATACTCGTTCAAATGGCGAAAATATCCATTGGGAGTTTATTCGATTAGGGATGCTTTCGGTTTCAGATCAAGCTATATTCCCGCTGCAAGATTTTATGGGATTAGACAGCGCGCATCGTATGAATATTCCCGGAACATCCTCCGGTAACTGGCTTTGGAGATATACTACAGAAATGTTAGATAATATTGATGAAGAACAAGTTCAGCATCTTGTAGAACTAAGTAACAGACAAATTAAACCTAATACTTAA
- the glgB gene encoding 1,4-alpha-glucan branching protein GlgB, with the protein MSSTLTKEIITSLSDGSHGDPFSVLGLHEVDVADKTKLVLRTFRPEAKSVTAVIGKKKYELTQISEEGLFEKVFSRRKNRFNYKLEITPHKGKTFTITDAYQFNSLISDFDLQLWGEGNHHQAYEFMGAHERSINGVDGTHFVVTAPEATRVSVIGEFNGWDGRVHRMRKFHDQGIWELFIPHVRSGDYYKYEIKSPVQDPPLKKADPFAFYSELRPGTASIVSNIENYSWNDDKWLKSREKNQGYSQPISIYEIHLGSWRRKVGKEPGFLTYRETADQLVPYLKDLGYTHVELMPIAEHPYDPSWGYQITGYFAPTSRFGTPEDFMYFVDQCHQAGIGVILDWVPAHFAKDDHGLRRFDGTGLFEHDDPRKGEHKDWGTCIFNFGRTEVQNFLISNAIYWCEKFHIDGLRVDAVASMLYLDYSRDEGEWVPNKYGGRENIEAIDFLRRFNDSVHHHFPGVITFAEESTSWGGVSRPTETGGLGFDFKWNMGWMNDTLTYIEKDPLYRKYHQDQLTFSLIYAFSEHFTLPFSHDEVVHMKQSMLSKMPGDDWQKFANLRLLYLYMYAHPGKNLLFMGSEFGQWAEWSEARSLDWHLLEWEKHQGLKLLLKDLNRLNKQEKALHEVDFDWRGFEWIDISDADNSIISFIRRAKDPEDFIVVILNFTPKVHYGYKVGVPHAGEYEVLMNSDSEFYGGSNAGDSKIHAEWGEWHSQKANIAITVPPLAGIILKPKS; encoded by the coding sequence ATGAGTTCTACACTTACAAAAGAAATTATTACTTCCCTGTCAGACGGATCACATGGTGATCCTTTTTCGGTTTTAGGACTGCATGAAGTTGACGTTGCCGATAAAACAAAATTAGTACTGCGGACTTTTCGCCCAGAAGCTAAATCTGTAACGGCCGTTATTGGTAAAAAGAAGTATGAACTGACTCAAATATCGGAAGAGGGCCTTTTTGAAAAAGTTTTTTCCAGGCGCAAAAATCGTTTTAATTATAAACTGGAAATTACTCCGCACAAAGGGAAAACATTTACTATCACCGATGCCTATCAATTTAATTCATTAATCAGTGATTTTGACCTTCAGCTTTGGGGGGAAGGGAATCACCATCAGGCTTATGAGTTTATGGGAGCCCATGAGCGAAGTATTAATGGGGTTGACGGAACCCATTTCGTGGTAACTGCTCCCGAAGCTACACGAGTCAGTGTAATTGGCGAATTTAACGGCTGGGATGGTCGTGTCCACCGAATGCGTAAATTTCACGATCAGGGAATTTGGGAGCTTTTTATTCCACATGTCAGGAGCGGAGATTATTATAAATATGAAATTAAATCCCCTGTTCAAGATCCGCCGCTAAAAAAAGCCGACCCATTTGCTTTCTATTCAGAGTTACGCCCGGGGACAGCTTCAATTGTCTCTAACATTGAGAATTATTCCTGGAATGATGACAAATGGCTTAAATCTCGAGAGAAAAACCAAGGGTATAGTCAGCCAATCTCTATTTACGAAATACACCTGGGCTCGTGGCGCCGTAAAGTTGGAAAAGAACCCGGATTCTTAACTTACAGAGAAACGGCAGACCAACTCGTTCCATACTTGAAAGATCTTGGATATACCCATGTTGAGCTGATGCCCATTGCAGAGCATCCTTATGATCCTTCCTGGGGGTATCAGATCACCGGTTACTTTGCACCGACAAGCCGTTTTGGCACGCCTGAAGATTTCATGTATTTTGTTGATCAATGCCATCAGGCGGGTATTGGTGTTATTTTGGACTGGGTGCCCGCTCACTTTGCTAAAGACGATCATGGACTTCGCCGTTTTGATGGCACTGGCCTCTTTGAACATGACGATCCCCGAAAAGGTGAACATAAAGATTGGGGAACCTGCATTTTCAATTTCGGGAGAACGGAGGTGCAAAACTTCTTGATCTCAAATGCCATTTACTGGTGTGAAAAATTTCATATTGACGGCCTTCGGGTTGATGCAGTAGCTTCTATGCTTTATCTGGATTATTCCCGTGATGAAGGCGAATGGGTTCCCAATAAATATGGTGGACGAGAAAATATTGAGGCTATCGATTTCTTAAGGAGATTCAACGATTCTGTTCATCACCATTTTCCCGGCGTAATTACTTTTGCTGAAGAGTCCACTTCTTGGGGAGGAGTTTCCCGGCCTACTGAAACCGGGGGGTTGGGCTTTGACTTTAAATGGAATATGGGATGGATGAATGATACCCTCACATATATCGAAAAAGATCCTCTTTACCGAAAGTACCATCAGGATCAATTGACTTTTTCTTTGATATACGCATTCTCAGAACATTTTACACTTCCATTTTCTCACGATGAAGTTGTCCACATGAAGCAATCTATGCTTTCAAAAATGCCGGGCGACGATTGGCAAAAATTCGCAAACCTTCGTTTACTTTATTTATACATGTATGCCCACCCGGGCAAGAACCTGCTTTTTATGGGGAGTGAGTTTGGGCAATGGGCAGAGTGGAGTGAAGCACGATCCCTCGACTGGCATTTACTTGAGTGGGAAAAACATCAAGGACTTAAACTCTTGCTCAAAGATCTAAACAGACTTAATAAACAAGAGAAAGCCCTGCACGAAGTAGATTTTGATTGGCGCGGATTTGAGTGGATCGATATAAGCGATGCCGATAACAGCATTATTTCCTTTATCCGGAGAGCAAAAGACCCGGAAGATTTTATCGTTGTAATTTTGAATTTTACCCCCAAAGTGCATTATGGGTATAAAGTTGGTGTTCCTCACGCAGGGGAATATGAAGTGCTTATGAACAGCGACTCTGAATTTTATGGTGGCAGTAACGCCGGAGACAGTAAGATTCATGCAGAATGGGGGGAATGGCACAGCCAAAAAGCCAATATCGCAATAACAGTACCGCCATTAGCCGGTATAATCTTAAAACCAAAGAGTTAG
- a CDS encoding FtsX-like permease family protein produces MNNSGFIARRYLFSRKHISLISTLTFISITGITIGTALLIVVLSVFNGFFDVIKSFLLSYDPDVRIEASGAETFAQNEKKMEQIRSLPEVRIISPYVEGKALLALEGIQNEVVDVKGIERELFFQLVDIEKSVTTGVFDVSVRDKTPGIIIHEELKNRLRLNIGDDIALLSAAGMKNALTQITVPQTYRFDLRGAYFLQQVAGGPKVFVDIEAAKRLFRVRNGITGMDIKLHNNEDAEQVKGKLSTILGDDFEISTWYDLQKPLYDVMYLEKWGSFVVLILIVIVAVLNIIGSLTMIVIQKQRDIGILMSMGYSKKGIKSIFRKQGLYIGLIGCGIGGTLGLLLSWAQMKFGLVKLSSAFIIDAYPVQISPVDVTIILTASLLLCVLASWYPAHRAAQVQPADAVRYE; encoded by the coding sequence ATGAATAATTCCGGATTTATTGCAAGGCGATATCTGTTTTCCCGAAAACATATATCGCTGATTTCCACACTTACCTTTATTAGTATTACCGGTATAACTATCGGTACGGCCCTGCTCATTGTGGTTCTGTCTGTATTCAATGGTTTTTTTGATGTAATCAAAAGCTTCTTGCTTTCTTATGATCCTGATGTAAGAATAGAAGCATCCGGTGCTGAGACCTTCGCACAGAATGAGAAAAAAATGGAGCAAATACGCTCACTCCCAGAAGTGCGAATTATATCTCCTTATGTAGAAGGGAAGGCATTGTTGGCTTTAGAGGGCATCCAGAATGAAGTTGTGGATGTCAAAGGTATAGAGCGGGAGTTGTTTTTTCAGTTGGTCGACATTGAAAAAAGCGTAACAACAGGTGTATTTGATGTTTCAGTACGAGATAAAACCCCGGGTATTATCATTCATGAAGAACTCAAAAACCGCTTGAGACTTAATATAGGAGATGACATTGCCTTATTGAGCGCGGCAGGCATGAAAAATGCCCTTACTCAAATAACGGTTCCCCAAACCTATCGGTTTGACTTACGCGGGGCATATTTTTTACAACAGGTAGCCGGCGGACCTAAAGTATTTGTGGATATTGAAGCCGCAAAAAGGCTTTTTCGTGTTCGAAATGGAATTACAGGAATGGATATAAAACTTCACAATAATGAAGATGCGGAACAGGTAAAAGGGAAATTATCGACAATACTTGGAGACGATTTCGAAATTTCTACATGGTATGATCTTCAGAAACCTTTATACGATGTCATGTACCTGGAGAAATGGGGTTCCTTTGTGGTTTTAATTCTTATAGTAATTGTCGCCGTGCTGAATATCATAGGATCATTGACAATGATTGTAATTCAAAAACAGCGAGATATTGGGATTTTGATGTCGATGGGATACAGTAAAAAAGGCATCAAGTCTATTTTTAGGAAGCAAGGGTTATATATTGGATTAATTGGCTGCGGTATTGGAGGAACCCTCGGCTTATTGTTAAGCTGGGCACAGATGAAATTTGGATTGGTTAAGCTTTCATCCGCGTTTATTATTGATGCCTATCCGGTGCAAATAAGTCCGGTTGACGTGACGATAATTTTAACAGCCAGCTTACTGCTTTGCGTATTGGCCAGTTGGTATCCTGCACATCGGGCCGCTCAAGTTCAGCCGGCAGATGCCGTTCGATATGAATGA
- the murF gene encoding UDP-N-acetylmuramoyl-tripeptide--D-alanyl-D-alanine ligase, translating to MRFFLHSYQQVGYKNNEFWQWMKAHWDEKIIPSNIALINIFIFLLLWFDEWVFETITYTSLSLVFFVFTFYWFGSVARYRPKKVKKPLIYTSRVKRLLVPFVTLSSLFPGLFTYMSFTGTLPFLNLPLPNHFTGLLSFDLLMLLIGWGFGAAFIPFYLLLAGLTTKPVEKYIQKGFKKQARAKLASMPDLKVIAITGSYGKTSTKFMIRDLLKERYSVCSTPGSYNTPMGICKVINNDLQSHHQILILEMGARYKGNIQELCDIAKPDIAVITNVGVAHLETFGSQDVIAKEKGTLVDNLAEGDVAVLNADDSRVAKMGAGRPEISRILAGLEHGEIRGSSISYGTSGMEFDVQAGDYKEHFQTKLLGAHNVQNLLLAVGVASHFGIRLKTMAIAAANIKPIEHRLELKQQGDIFVIDDAFNSNPVGAKNAVEILSQFNSGQRIIITPGMIELGEIEAEENYKFGETIAKANLDFVVLVGEERVQPILEGIKSKDSASLNVRVVNSLFEANELVQKHARPGDIILYENDLPDVYNE from the coding sequence ATGCGCTTTTTTCTGCACTCTTATCAACAAGTTGGCTATAAAAACAACGAGTTCTGGCAGTGGATGAAAGCTCATTGGGACGAAAAAATCATTCCTTCCAACATTGCCCTAATCAACATTTTCATTTTTCTTTTACTTTGGTTTGATGAGTGGGTTTTTGAAACCATCACTTATACTTCCCTCAGTCTTGTTTTCTTTGTTTTTACCTTTTATTGGTTTGGCTCCGTTGCGCGATACCGTCCTAAAAAGGTAAAAAAACCCTTAATTTATACTTCACGGGTTAAACGACTGCTGGTTCCGTTTGTAACTTTATCTTCTCTTTTCCCCGGCTTGTTCACTTATATGAGTTTCACAGGAACCCTCCCATTTTTAAACCTTCCTCTCCCGAATCATTTTACAGGACTCCTTTCTTTTGATTTATTAATGCTGCTGATCGGATGGGGGTTTGGAGCCGCATTTATTCCTTTTTATCTCCTTTTAGCAGGCCTGACTACCAAACCAGTTGAAAAATACATTCAAAAAGGATTTAAGAAACAAGCCCGGGCAAAGCTGGCTTCTATGCCGGATCTAAAGGTAATAGCCATCACCGGAAGCTATGGAAAAACCAGCACTAAATTTATGATCCGGGATTTACTGAAAGAGCGTTACAGCGTATGCTCAACACCCGGCAGCTATAATACTCCAATGGGAATTTGCAAAGTAATTAACAACGACCTGCAATCTCACCATCAAATCCTGATCCTGGAAATGGGGGCTCGGTATAAAGGAAACATTCAGGAGTTATGCGATATAGCGAAACCTGATATCGCAGTAATTACAAATGTTGGGGTTGCTCACTTAGAAACATTCGGCTCACAAGATGTAATTGCCAAAGAAAAAGGCACCTTAGTGGATAACCTGGCGGAGGGTGATGTTGCTGTCTTAAATGCAGATGATAGTCGGGTTGCTAAAATGGGAGCCGGTCGGCCTGAAATTTCCCGCATTTTAGCAGGACTGGAACACGGTGAAATTCGCGGAAGCTCCATTTCTTACGGCACTTCAGGTATGGAATTTGATGTTCAGGCAGGAGATTACAAAGAGCACTTCCAAACGAAGCTCTTGGGCGCTCATAATGTGCAGAATTTATTGCTGGCGGTGGGAGTAGCCAGCCATTTTGGGATTCGCCTGAAGACCATGGCTATAGCCGCGGCAAATATTAAACCTATTGAACATCGCCTTGAATTGAAACAACAGGGGGATATTTTTGTAATTGACGATGCCTTCAACTCTAATCCTGTTGGGGCTAAAAATGCCGTTGAAATTCTTTCACAATTTAACTCCGGGCAGCGCATAATTATCACTCCGGGCATGATAGAATTAGGAGAAATTGAAGCTGAAGAAAACTATAAATTTGGAGAAACCATAGCTAAAGCCAACCTGGATTTTGTTGTGTTGGTTGGTGAGGAAAGGGTGCAACCTATCTTGGAGGGAATTAAATCAAAAGACTCTGCTTCTTTAAATGTCCGGGTCGTCAATTCTTTGTTTGAAGCCAATGAACTGGTTCAAAAACATGCGCGCCCCGGAGATATCATTCTCTACGAAAACGATCTCCCGGATGTATATAATGAGTAA
- a CDS encoding sugar phosphate nucleotidyltransferase, which produces MKLIIPMAGRGTRVRPHSHTVPKPLLPVAGTMIIERIVETFNRTLDRKIDEIVYILGPDFGEDIKQPLREMSKRHDAKAIFEVQAEALGTAHAVSCANEHLDGEVIIAFADTIFDSEKPFDLGEADSVIWLKKVEDPSRFGVAVYEGDTITGFVEKPEEFISDLAIIGVYYFKSGNALKEKINEVIEKDMKGPGGEYFLTAALDMMIKEGKVFKTATVDEWLDCGTLPAWLETTGIITEKEFDDIDVYKYPDSKIIPPVFIGEGVEIKNSTIGPKVSIEANTVIKNSKLDNCIIRNNATLENVETSGSTIGAHTLLKNVKGKVDVGDHSVLNIE; this is translated from the coding sequence ATGAAATTAATTATCCCGATGGCCGGCCGAGGAACTCGTGTTCGTCCACATTCGCATACTGTACCCAAACCGCTCTTGCCCGTTGCAGGAACTATGATTATTGAGCGCATTGTGGAAACCTTTAACCGCACACTTGATCGTAAAATTGATGAAATTGTGTACATACTCGGGCCTGATTTTGGTGAAGATATCAAACAACCCCTCCGTGAAATGAGCAAACGGCATGATGCCAAAGCTATTTTTGAAGTGCAGGCCGAGGCATTGGGAACTGCCCACGCTGTTTCTTGCGCCAATGAGCATTTGGATGGCGAAGTAATAATTGCTTTTGCTGATACTATTTTTGACAGTGAAAAACCTTTTGATCTTGGTGAGGCAGATAGTGTAATCTGGCTAAAAAAGGTGGAAGATCCATCTCGTTTTGGGGTTGCGGTATATGAAGGGGATACAATCACCGGATTTGTAGAAAAACCGGAAGAATTTATCTCAGACTTAGCCATTATAGGGGTTTATTATTTCAAGAGCGGAAATGCTCTTAAGGAGAAAATTAATGAGGTAATTGAGAAAGACATGAAAGGGCCGGGGGGAGAATACTTCTTAACTGCTGCTTTGGATATGATGATCAAAGAAGGTAAAGTCTTTAAAACAGCTACTGTTGACGAGTGGTTGGACTGCGGAACCTTACCTGCCTGGCTCGAAACCACCGGCATTATAACAGAAAAAGAGTTTGATGACATCGATGTTTACAAGTATCCTGACTCTAAAATCATACCTCCTGTTTTTATCGGGGAAGGAGTAGAAATCAAAAACAGCACCATTGGCCCGAAAGTAAGCATAGAAGCCAACACGGTGATTAAAAACTCTAAATTAGATAACTGCATTATTCGCAACAACGCCACCCTGGAAAATGTGGAAACTTCAGGATCTACTATTGGTGCCCATACTTTACTCAAAAATGTGAAGGGAAAAGTGGATGTAGGAGACCACAGCGTGCTGAACATTGAATAG
- a CDS encoding PhoU domain-containing protein — MHFSIQGLLFKKQNKQEQFLKKIKKREEITDTIELEIAEYLTKISSYNLTETATRRIRGIHSMINDLERIGDIYYQMSKTFERMQNEGTMLNEDSMEGIRKMLNLIHEAIRNVRDNLEKDSENIDLEKAMEIENAINDYQDKLLEYHYNQLENKVYSN; from the coding sequence ATGCATTTCAGCATACAGGGACTCCTATTTAAAAAGCAGAATAAACAGGAACAGTTCCTAAAAAAGATCAAGAAGAGAGAAGAGATTACCGATACCATCGAGCTTGAAATAGCTGAATACTTAACAAAAATATCCAGCTATAATTTGACAGAAACAGCCACACGGCGTATTCGCGGGATCCACAGCATGATAAATGATCTTGAACGGATTGGTGATATCTATTACCAAATGTCAAAAACATTCGAACGAATGCAGAATGAAGGCACCATGTTAAACGAAGACTCAATGGAAGGGATTCGAAAAATGCTCAACTTAATCCATGAGGCCATACGCAACGTCCGGGATAATTTGGAAAAGGATAGTGAAAACATTGACCTTGAAAAAGCAATGGAAATTGAAAACGCTATCAATGACTATCAGGATAAATTACTGGAATATCATTACAATCAACTTGAGAATAAGGTGTATTCAAACTAA
- the ruvA gene encoding Holliday junction branch migration protein RuvA has protein sequence MIAFLKGYIEEKKEGLVLLDVQGVGYRVEISSITQEQLESAGSEVKLLIYHHITDSDQRLFGFFSSDEKALFEKLITVKGVGPKLGLTILSGLPADQLIGAITGSDSAALSRVNGIGKKTAERIIVELKDKLAEYAASAGVSPTGSKDAGVTGEAISALESLGFKKKESEQAVMRALKETGSDNASAVIKKALASLNK, from the coding sequence ATGATCGCATTTTTGAAAGGTTACATCGAAGAAAAGAAAGAAGGGCTAGTGCTCCTTGATGTGCAAGGCGTGGGTTACCGGGTTGAAATTTCTTCGATCACCCAAGAGCAATTGGAAAGTGCCGGCTCAGAAGTAAAGCTGCTGATTTATCATCACATCACCGACAGCGATCAGCGGTTGTTTGGGTTTTTCTCTTCGGATGAGAAGGCGTTGTTTGAGAAACTGATCACTGTAAAAGGCGTTGGCCCCAAACTGGGACTTACCATCTTATCCGGCTTGCCGGCCGATCAGCTTATTGGTGCCATAACCGGTTCTGATTCCGCAGCACTTTCTAGGGTAAATGGAATCGGAAAGAAAACAGCGGAACGCATTATTGTAGAATTAAAAGATAAACTCGCAGAATATGCTGCATCGGCCGGCGTTTCCCCAACCGGCTCTAAAGACGCAGGAGTAACCGGTGAGGCTATATCTGCCTTAGAGTCGCTTGGCTTCAAAAAGAAAGAATCGGAACAAGCTGTGATGAGAGCTCTCAAAGAAACCGGAAGTGATAATGCATCGGCAGTTATTAAAAAAGCCCTGGCGAGTTTAAATAAATAG
- the ruvC gene encoding crossover junction endodeoxyribonuclease RuvC, whose amino-acid sequence MPDIILGIDPGSRNTGYALLTEENGKLIALRCDVIRMADIDDHAERLQVIFDKISAIIRSNKPTSCAVETPVYGVDPMAMLKLGRAQAAAMLAITNNGLPAVEYFPKVVKKSITGNGNASKEQVAFMLNKMVTLPDEKLSNDATDALAVAWCHMMKAKGIPGSSKKKTHQNNKKGDWASFVADNPDRVKGL is encoded by the coding sequence ATGCCTGATATAATCCTCGGTATTGATCCCGGCTCCCGAAACACCGGTTACGCCCTGTTGACGGAAGAAAACGGAAAGCTGATCGCCTTAAGGTGTGATGTAATCCGTATGGCCGATATCGATGATCACGCCGAGCGACTGCAGGTTATATTTGATAAAATCTCTGCTATCATCCGCTCTAACAAACCAACTTCCTGTGCAGTAGAAACCCCTGTATATGGAGTTGACCCTATGGCAATGCTGAAACTGGGCCGGGCCCAGGCTGCTGCCATGTTGGCCATCACTAACAACGGACTTCCTGCAGTAGAATATTTTCCAAAAGTGGTAAAAAAGTCTATCACCGGAAATGGAAACGCCAGCAAGGAACAGGTTGCTTTTATGCTGAATAAAATGGTAACACTCCCCGACGAAAAATTATCGAATGATGCCACAGATGCTTTGGCGGTGGCTTGGTGCCATATGATGAAGGCTAAAGGAATCCCCGGTTCCTCCAAAAAGAAAACGCATCAGAATAATAAGAAGGGGGATTGGGCGAGTTTTGTGGCAGATAATCCTGATCGGGTGAAGGGGTTGTAA
- a CDS encoding enoyl-ACP reductase: MSDGYGLLKGKKGIIFGALDERSIAWRIALACKREGADFVLSNAPIALRLGTLDALGEETNAPIIPCDVSNDDDVAELMAKTKEHLGGIDFILHAIGMSPNIRKKKEYTDLNYNWLQQTLDISAISLHRVLHHAEKAEILNDGGSVVALSYIGAQRIFSKYSDMNDAKALLESIARNYGSRLAKRGIRVNTVSQAPTKTSAGTGIKGFDGMYTFADMIAPMGNPTADECADYCVTLFSDLTRKVTMQNLFHDGGFVNSGISEEMINDLAKVYGDKEDNK; this comes from the coding sequence ATGAGTGACGGTTACGGATTATTAAAAGGAAAAAAAGGAATTATTTTCGGAGCATTGGATGAGCGCAGCATAGCCTGGCGAATTGCCCTCGCCTGTAAACGCGAGGGGGCTGACTTTGTGCTTTCAAACGCGCCCATTGCATTGCGTCTTGGAACATTAGATGCTCTTGGAGAAGAAACAAATGCTCCCATCATTCCCTGTGATGTTTCAAATGATGACGATGTTGCAGAGCTTATGGCTAAAACAAAAGAGCACTTAGGCGGTATTGATTTCATACTTCATGCCATCGGGATGTCTCCCAATATCCGCAAGAAAAAAGAATACACTGACCTAAACTACAATTGGCTTCAGCAGACGCTGGACATATCCGCTATTTCTCTGCACCGCGTTCTTCATCACGCAGAGAAAGCAGAAATTTTGAATGATGGCGGGAGCGTTGTAGCACTTTCATACATAGGGGCACAACGTATTTTTTCCAAGTATTCGGACATGAACGATGCCAAAGCTTTGCTGGAGAGTATTGCCCGCAATTACGGAAGTCGCTTAGCCAAACGAGGCATTCGTGTGAATACCGTTTCCCAAGCCCCGACTAAAACATCCGCCGGAACCGGGATTAAAGGTTTTGACGGAATGTATACTTTTGCCGATATGATTGCCCCCATGGGGAATCCTACGGCCGATGAATGTGCCGACTACTGTGTAACCCTGTTCTCGGACCTCACACGGAAAGTAACCATGCAAAACCTGTTCCACGATGGCGGTTTTGTAAACTCCGGTATTTCAGAAGAAATGATCAACGATCTTGCTAAAGTTTACGGCGACAAAGAAGACAACAAATAA
- a CDS encoding four helix bundle protein: MNLKDWEKEVHPDIKNDVLWKVEAYRLSLYLADICWFDTQKILQEKYFSMADQLIRSSGSISANISEGYSRISNKEKARFYEIAFGSAREARGWYFKSRHILTPELAEQRISLITKIIKLLLNMISDRRKAHIV; the protein is encoded by the coding sequence ATGAATTTAAAAGATTGGGAAAAAGAAGTGCATCCAGACATTAAAAATGATGTTTTATGGAAAGTTGAAGCATATCGACTTTCACTATATCTGGCAGATATATGTTGGTTTGATACACAAAAAATTTTACAAGAGAAGTATTTCTCCATGGCTGATCAGTTGATTAGGTCTTCCGGCTCAATAAGTGCTAATATTTCTGAAGGTTATTCCCGAATCTCAAATAAGGAAAAAGCACGATTTTACGAGATTGCATTTGGTTCAGCACGTGAAGCACGCGGATGGTATTTTAAAAGTCGTCATATCCTCACTCCTGAATTAGCTGAACAAAGAATTAGCCTGATCACAAAAATCATAAAACTGTTGTTGAATATGATTTCCGACAGAAGAAAAGCTCATATTGTTTGA